In a single window of the Nocardioides massiliensis genome:
- a CDS encoding VanW family protein — MTDTTADADSKGGKVVVLTLLGIALLVGALYVAAYAVAGEKVPRNAAVAGVKIGGLTPADAEQRLRDGLVEREDAPVRVRVDDETESIAPSEAGLAVDYAASVEQAGAGRSWHPGRLWDYYTGGDGNPAVLDVDQSALDEVIDGFAARVDEAPVEGAILFEAGQPQPISPQTGTALDRDAAVEEVKAAYLTEDTAVFPVVEDPPAVDEQAVRDALESFAEPALSAPVTVVFDGDTEVQLRPRAYADALSVQTVDGELQPQLDEEVFLRGINRAMRTVGRKPRDAGFEVVNGEPRVVPARRGVSYDRDQLTSVFLDHVTKSGDERRIEIDAVVEKPDFTTADAKALGIKEEVSSFTTYFPYAEYRNINLGRAAELVDGYLLKPGETFSLNDTVGERTAENGFAKGIIISNGIYKEDYGGGVSQIATTLFNAMFFAGLEDVEHKPHSFYIDRYPIGREATVAWGAVDLRFKNNTDHGILIKASVRPSTPGSQGAATVTMYGTKIWDIDTDTSGRYNFTSPQTRYIQTSDCRPNSGYGGFDIDVFRYFRRPGSSELVKTEKFNTRYTPSDTVVCGPPPGSGPPARQGGGDTGNGGGSRDSD; from the coding sequence GTGACTGACACCACCGCTGATGCCGATTCCAAGGGCGGCAAGGTCGTCGTCCTCACCCTCCTCGGGATCGCCCTGCTCGTCGGTGCTCTCTATGTGGCGGCGTACGCCGTGGCGGGGGAGAAGGTGCCGCGCAACGCCGCGGTCGCCGGCGTGAAGATCGGCGGGCTCACCCCCGCCGACGCCGAGCAGCGGTTGCGCGACGGCCTGGTGGAGCGCGAGGACGCACCCGTGCGGGTGCGTGTCGACGACGAGACCGAGTCGATCGCGCCGAGCGAGGCGGGCCTCGCCGTCGACTACGCCGCCTCCGTCGAGCAGGCCGGCGCCGGTCGCAGCTGGCACCCCGGCAGGCTGTGGGACTACTACACCGGCGGCGACGGCAACCCGGCCGTGCTCGACGTCGACCAGTCGGCGCTCGACGAGGTGATCGACGGGTTCGCCGCGCGCGTCGACGAGGCGCCCGTCGAGGGCGCGATCCTCTTCGAGGCGGGTCAGCCACAGCCGATCAGTCCCCAGACCGGCACCGCTCTCGACCGCGACGCCGCGGTGGAGGAGGTGAAGGCGGCGTACCTCACCGAGGACACCGCCGTCTTCCCCGTCGTCGAGGATCCGCCGGCCGTCGACGAGCAGGCCGTGCGCGACGCGCTCGAGTCCTTCGCGGAGCCCGCGCTGTCCGCGCCCGTGACCGTGGTGTTCGACGGTGACACCGAGGTGCAGCTGCGTCCTCGCGCCTACGCCGATGCGCTGTCGGTGCAGACGGTCGACGGTGAGCTGCAGCCACAGCTCGACGAAGAGGTCTTCCTGCGCGGCATCAACAGGGCCATGCGCACCGTCGGCCGCAAGCCGCGCGACGCAGGCTTCGAGGTCGTCAACGGCGAGCCGCGGGTCGTCCCCGCCCGCCGCGGCGTCAGCTATGACCGCGACCAGCTCACCTCGGTCTTCCTCGACCATGTGACCAAGAGCGGCGACGAGCGACGCATCGAGATCGACGCGGTCGTCGAGAAGCCCGACTTCACCACCGCAGACGCCAAGGCGCTGGGCATCAAGGAGGAGGTCTCGTCGTTCACGACGTACTTCCCCTACGCCGAGTACCGCAACATCAACCTCGGTCGCGCCGCCGAGCTCGTCGACGGCTACCTGCTCAAGCCGGGGGAGACCTTCAGCCTCAACGACACGGTCGGGGAGCGCACGGCCGAGAACGGCTTCGCGAAGGGCATCATCATCAGCAATGGGATCTACAAAGAGGACTACGGCGGCGGCGTTTCGCAGATCGCGACGACGCTGTTCAACGCGATGTTCTTCGCCGGGCTCGAGGACGTCGAGCACAAGCCGCACTCGTTCTACATCGACCGCTACCCGATCGGCCGCGAGGCCACCGTGGCGTGGGGCGCGGTCGACCTGCGCTTCAAGAACAACACCGACCACGGCATCCTGATCAAGGCGTCGGTGCGGCCCAGCACGCCTGGCAGTCAGGGTGCGGCCACCGTGACGATGTACGGCACGAAGATCTGGGACATCGACACCGACACCTCCGGTCGCTACAACTTCACCTCGCCGCAGACGCGCTACATCCAGACCAGCGACTGCCGGCCCAACAGCGGGTACGGCGGCTTCGACATCGACGTCTTCCGCTACTTCCGCCGTCCCGGCAGCAGCGAGCTGGTCAAGACCGAGAAGTTCAACACCCGCTACACCCCGTCGGACACCGTCGTGTGCGGTCCGCCGCCCGGCTCCGGCCCGCCGGCCAGGCAGGGCGGTGGCGACACCGGCAACGGCGGCGGAAGTCGCGACAGCGACTGA
- a CDS encoding DUF6113 family protein, which produces MKVAGHLLIGVVVVVCATAVHRYPLGLLLGIATSIVLLVTIRPGWTTRTAYAAGWLLGGVVLVRERPEGDAWFLGDLSSYALMGVALVMAAVGLATLPPRRHLSSGG; this is translated from the coding sequence GTGAAGGTTGCCGGGCACCTGCTGATCGGGGTCGTGGTCGTCGTCTGCGCGACGGCGGTCCACCGCTACCCGCTCGGTCTGCTGCTGGGCATCGCGACCTCGATCGTCCTGCTGGTCACGATCCGCCCCGGCTGGACCACCCGGACCGCGTACGCCGCGGGGTGGCTGCTCGGGGGAGTGGTGCTCGTGCGCGAGCGTCCCGAGGGTGACGCGTGGTTCCTCGGTGACCTCTCGTCCTACGCGCTCATGGGTGTGGCCCTCGTCATGGCTGCCGTCGGGCTGGCGACGCTGCCGCCACGGCGCCACCTATCATCGGGCGGGTGA
- the mshB gene encoding N-acetyl-1-D-myo-inositol-2-amino-2-deoxy-alpha-D-glucopyranoside deacetylase, producing the protein MTITAGRRLLLVHAHPDDESIGQGASMAKYVAEGAHVTLVTCTGGEEGEILVPELAHLASDQEDRLAEQRKVELANAMKALGVTDHRYLGGFGRYRDSGMAWHPDGHAVAADQVHDNAFWRADLTEAADHLVAVIREVRPQVLVTYDQFGGYGHPDHIQAHRVATYAAVLAGVPSYREDLGAPWTIAKTYWGAMSAERMREGLRKLRDAGDTTTFEGMDPDGPLPPFITPERLISARVDARDYLEAKLDALRAHATQITTDGPFFALSNNEGSLAFGVEFYRIATGTPGPLDEDGFETDLFAGL; encoded by the coding sequence ATGACCATCACTGCCGGCCGCCGACTCCTGCTCGTCCACGCGCACCCGGACGACGAGTCGATCGGGCAGGGCGCCTCCATGGCGAAGTACGTCGCCGAGGGCGCCCACGTCACCCTCGTGACCTGCACCGGCGGAGAGGAGGGCGAGATCCTCGTCCCCGAGCTCGCGCACCTCGCCTCTGACCAGGAGGACCGGCTCGCCGAGCAGCGCAAGGTCGAGCTCGCCAACGCGATGAAGGCGCTCGGCGTCACCGACCACCGCTACCTCGGTGGCTTCGGCCGCTACCGCGACTCCGGCATGGCCTGGCACCCCGACGGTCACGCGGTCGCCGCCGACCAGGTCCACGACAACGCGTTCTGGCGCGCCGACCTGACCGAGGCCGCCGATCACCTCGTCGCCGTCATCCGCGAGGTGCGCCCTCAGGTCCTCGTGACCTACGACCAGTTCGGCGGCTACGGCCACCCCGACCACATCCAGGCGCACCGCGTCGCGACGTACGCCGCCGTCCTGGCTGGTGTCCCGTCCTACCGCGAGGACCTCGGCGCGCCCTGGACCATCGCCAAGACCTACTGGGGGGCGATGAGCGCGGAGCGGATGCGCGAGGGTCTGCGCAAGCTGCGCGACGCCGGTGACACCACGACGTTCGAGGGGATGGACCCCGACGGTCCGCTGCCACCGTTCATCACGCCTGAGCGGTTGATCAGCGCCCGCGTCGACGCCCGCGACTATCTCGAGGCCAAGCTCGACGCGCTGCGTGCCCACGCCACCCAGATCACCACCGATGGGCCGTTCTTCGCGCTGTCCAACAACGAGGGGAGCCTGGCGTTCGGCGTGGAGTTCTATCGCATCGCCACCGGCACGCCGGGCCCGTTGGACGAGGACGGCTTCGAGACGGACCTGTTCGCCGGGCTGTGA
- a CDS encoding S8 family peptidase, translated as MVAVVEDAPDLVTLREGVDPAEVRELIAEVEGAGATVKARLGKDFPGFTGTLTPRAERILRDHPAVDLVDDNAVFTNAGIQDDAPWHLDRIDQVNRTLDGRYTFGTAKRHSNGKGVRIYVVDSGVRATHVQLRGRVGKGASAIGRLSPRKDCSGHGTHVAGLAAGRASGVAKSATIVPVRIFGCGPQTSARNVIRGINWVTKNHRKPAVMNLSLAGPPNPAVTRAVRRALKRGVHVVAAAGNDRIDACRVSPARMMNVITVGALNRQDRMTSFSNRGPCVDVWAPGQNLRSATHRRDRGTRAESGTSMAAPLVAGTLARMLQVQRKLRPVAARRALVAATPLQDRGDGYLQPVLFSGVRDDVHRAANPARVLTTNPGFEQGAAGWEATTPDLITDDPMVLAANGTWKAVLGGAGVEGSSGIRQQLTVPVNARRAWASFRLQVLTDEPVRGAYDQLAVLVYNASGDRVIGELGYFSNQHAAGHFARYEVNLRQFRGRSIHLAFVAIEDESLPTTFVIDDVYATVQ; from the coding sequence GTGGTCGCGGTAGTCGAGGACGCACCCGACCTGGTCACGCTGCGCGAGGGCGTGGACCCTGCCGAGGTCCGCGAACTGATCGCGGAGGTCGAGGGGGCCGGCGCGACCGTGAAGGCCCGGCTGGGCAAGGACTTCCCCGGGTTCACCGGCACTCTCACACCGCGCGCCGAGCGGATCCTGCGCGACCACCCGGCCGTCGACCTGGTCGACGACAACGCCGTCTTCACCAACGCCGGGATCCAGGACGACGCCCCCTGGCACCTCGACCGGATCGACCAGGTCAATCGCACCCTTGACGGCCGCTACACCTTCGGCACCGCGAAGCGGCACAGCAACGGCAAGGGCGTGCGGATCTACGTCGTCGACTCCGGCGTACGCGCGACCCACGTCCAACTGCGCGGCCGCGTCGGCAAGGGCGCGAGTGCGATCGGCCGGCTGTCGCCGCGCAAGGATTGCAGCGGACACGGCACCCACGTCGCCGGCTTGGCGGCTGGCAGGGCCTCGGGCGTGGCCAAGTCCGCCACGATCGTGCCTGTCCGGATCTTCGGTTGCGGCCCTCAGACATCAGCACGCAACGTCATTCGCGGCATCAACTGGGTAACCAAGAACCACCGCAAGCCGGCCGTGATGAACCTCAGCCTTGCGGGCCCACCGAACCCGGCGGTCACCCGGGCGGTCCGGCGGGCCCTCAAGCGAGGCGTTCACGTGGTGGCGGCGGCCGGCAACGACAGAATCGACGCGTGCCGGGTGAGTCCGGCGCGGATGATGAACGTGATCACGGTCGGCGCACTCAACCGCCAGGACCGTATGACCTCCTTCTCCAACCGCGGGCCGTGCGTCGACGTTTGGGCGCCCGGCCAGAATCTCCGGTCGGCGACACACCGCAGGGACCGCGGCACCCGAGCGGAGTCCGGGACGTCCATGGCCGCGCCGCTGGTCGCCGGCACGCTCGCCCGGATGCTGCAGGTGCAGCGGAAGTTGAGGCCGGTCGCCGCGCGTCGTGCGCTGGTGGCGGCCACCCCCCTACAGGACCGAGGTGACGGATACCTCCAACCAGTCCTGTTCTCCGGGGTCCGCGACGATGTGCACCGAGCCGCCAACCCTGCGCGCGTGCTGACTACGAACCCGGGGTTCGAACAGGGAGCAGCCGGCTGGGAGGCGACGACGCCGGATCTCATCACCGACGATCCGATGGTGCTCGCCGCCAACGGCACCTGGAAGGCCGTGCTCGGGGGGGCCGGGGTCGAGGGTAGCTCCGGGATCCGGCAGCAGCTCACGGTCCCCGTTAACGCTCGCCGCGCTTGGGCCTCCTTCCGCCTGCAGGTGCTCACCGATGAGCCCGTCCGTGGTGCCTACGACCAACTGGCGGTGCTCGTCTACAACGCGAGCGGCGACAGGGTCATCGGCGAGCTGGGCTACTTCTCAAATCAGCACGCGGCGGGCCACTTCGCAAGGTACGAGGTGAACCTGCGCCAGTTTCGCGGGCGCAGCATCCACCTCGCGTTCGTGGCGATCGAGGACGAGTCGCTCCCCACGACGTTCGTGATCGACGACGTGTACGCCACGGTCCAGTAG
- a CDS encoding NUDIX domain-containing protein yields MPAAMPTVPSMPHAPQPGPGARLVVGVALHATGPTPTVLAALRHAPAGWEFPGGKVEPGETPEEAAIREIGEELGCRIEVTGWLPGTEVVRPGLELAIAHGRVVAGHPAPRTGEHTELRWVPLAELGELDWLPADVPFVLQLMAAAAPSVDVLALLDEREHADEVAARLERGGYPATVSRGRFHGEDDEEDQPWTVTTQAPYAAVELVVEEFDGWVETVGAEPEVAPASPAPPAPLPLPDAPRRVKGHWRD; encoded by the coding sequence ATGCCTGCCGCCATGCCCACGGTCCCGAGCATGCCGCACGCGCCCCAGCCCGGGCCGGGTGCGCGCTTGGTCGTCGGTGTCGCCCTGCATGCGACCGGCCCGACGCCGACGGTGCTCGCGGCGCTGCGCCACGCACCGGCCGGATGGGAGTTCCCGGGTGGCAAGGTCGAGCCCGGCGAGACACCGGAGGAAGCGGCGATCCGCGAGATCGGCGAGGAGCTGGGCTGCCGGATCGAGGTCACCGGGTGGCTGCCGGGGACCGAGGTCGTCCGGCCCGGCCTCGAGCTGGCGATCGCCCACGGCAGGGTCGTCGCCGGCCACCCGGCGCCGCGGACCGGTGAGCACACCGAGCTGCGCTGGGTGCCGCTGGCCGAGCTCGGTGAGCTCGACTGGCTGCCGGCCGACGTGCCGTTCGTCCTGCAGCTCATGGCGGCAGCCGCCCCGTCGGTGGACGTGCTCGCCCTGCTCGACGAGCGCGAGCACGCCGACGAGGTCGCTGCCCGGCTCGAGCGTGGTGGCTACCCGGCCACGGTCTCCCGCGGCCGCTTCCACGGCGAGGACGACGAGGAGGACCAACCTTGGACGGTGACCACCCAGGCGCCGTACGCCGCGGTGGAGCTGGTGGTCGAGGAGTTCGATGGGTGGGTCGAGACCGTCGGTGCCGAGCCGGAGGTCGCGCCCGCTTCGCCCGCACCGCCCGCGCCGCTGCCCCTGCCCGACGCCCCGCGCCGGGTGAAGGGGCACTGGCGGGACTAG
- a CDS encoding thioesterase family protein, with product MSTFDEAITATPDPERPGHFRAALTNDWSIGNALNGGFLLSLLGRTLQQALTSAGSKHPDPVSISATYLSAAVEGPAYLDTEVIRTGRSVSTGQVALTQEVDGVPVERLRATATYADLDALADPDDAQRNLLTRTMPQLAPPEECWGKEQAPPGFLDLVPLQRQLDVRMTPDTVGWIDGKPTGEGRISAWFRMPDGRDPDPILMLMVLDCLPPVTFNLDLPGWAPTLSLMANVRARPVPGWLLVTHETRMLSHGLFEEDAEIWDASGNLVAQSRQLAMVPKKG from the coding sequence GTGAGCACGTTCGACGAGGCCATCACCGCGACCCCCGATCCGGAGCGCCCCGGACACTTCCGGGCGGCGCTGACCAACGACTGGTCGATCGGCAACGCCCTCAACGGCGGCTTCCTGCTGTCCTTGTTGGGACGCACACTGCAGCAGGCGCTCACCAGCGCGGGCTCGAAGCACCCCGACCCGGTCAGCATCAGCGCGACCTACCTCTCCGCCGCCGTGGAGGGTCCGGCCTACCTCGACACCGAGGTCATCCGCACCGGCCGCTCGGTCTCCACCGGTCAGGTCGCGCTGACCCAGGAGGTCGACGGGGTGCCGGTCGAGCGGCTGCGGGCGACGGCGACGTACGCCGACCTCGACGCGCTGGCCGACCCCGACGACGCCCAGCGCAACCTGCTCACCCGCACCATGCCGCAGCTCGCCCCGCCCGAGGAGTGCTGGGGCAAGGAGCAGGCACCGCCCGGGTTCCTCGACCTCGTGCCGCTGCAACGTCAGCTCGACGTTCGCATGACGCCCGACACCGTCGGTTGGATCGACGGCAAGCCGACGGGGGAGGGGCGGATCTCCGCGTGGTTCCGGATGCCCGACGGCCGCGACCCCGACCCGATCCTCATGCTGATGGTGCTCGACTGCCTGCCGCCGGTCACCTTCAACCTCGACCTGCCGGGCTGGGCGCCCACGCTGAGCCTGATGGCCAACGTGCGCGCGCGGCCCGTGCCGGGCTGGCTGCTCGTCACCCACGAGACCCGGATGCTCAGCCACGGGCTCTTCGAGGAGGACGCCGAGATCTGGGACGCGAGCGGCAACCTGGTCGCGCAGTCGCGGCAGCTGGCGATGGTCCCGAAGAAGGGCTAA
- a CDS encoding DEAD/DEAH box helicase, whose protein sequence is MRPLPLPLPSDPDELLGTFTDWATGEGLSLYPHQKEALLELATGSHVVLATPTGSGKSLVAIGAHAIAMASGRRTYYTAPIKALVSEKFFALCEVFGAENVGMLTGDAAVNASAPIICCTAEVLANIALRGDDGDVGQVVMDEFHFYAEPDRGWAWQVPLLLLPRAQFLLMSATLGDLTTIKADLERRTGVPVAEVSTAERPVPLTFSWALTPLHETLEELLTTHQAPVYVVHFTQAAALERAQSLTSINVASREDRDKIAAAIGEFRFAKGFGQTLSRLLRHGIGVHHAGMLPKYRRLVERLTQDGLLKVVCGTDTLGVGINVPIRTVVLTGLTKYDGRRQRLLKAREFHQIAGRAGRAGYDTIGTVVVQAPDHVVENHRLVTKAGDDPKKLKRVQRKKPPEGQITWTEDAFERLVAAQPEQLVSRMRIDHGMLLNLLSGSRSSGVETPWARLRTLLRDNHEDGRAQVRLVRRAVALYRTLLAAGVVVQDDDGCRVVEDTGEGSLRLALNQPLSTFALAAFELLDPESDTFALDVVSIIESTLDDPRAVLRAQEHVARGEAIGEMKADGVEYDERMELLEEVSWPKPLAEVLEAAYELYAGTHPWVLETPVSPKSVVREMWERAMTFGEYVAAYKLARSEGVLLRYLSDAYRALRQTVPESVRTEEVADITAWLGAVVRQTDSSLLDEWEALVHPEAVLAAAAAQDDIRPPAPKIDERGLRVLVRNAMFRLVELVARRDAAGLVELHPDGPSEGEWAEQVEAYFAEYADLGTGAEARGPALLVMDGDEVAQILDDPEGDRDWRITATIDREQTQEQGELVLEVHGLAAT, encoded by the coding sequence ATGCGCCCCCTTCCCCTGCCCCTGCCCTCCGACCCCGACGAGCTGCTGGGGACGTTCACCGACTGGGCGACCGGCGAGGGGTTGAGCCTCTACCCCCACCAAAAGGAGGCGCTGCTCGAGCTGGCGACGGGCTCGCACGTCGTGCTGGCCACGCCGACCGGGTCGGGCAAGAGCCTCGTGGCAATCGGGGCGCACGCGATCGCGATGGCGTCGGGTCGGCGCACCTACTACACCGCGCCGATCAAAGCGCTGGTCAGCGAGAAGTTCTTCGCGCTGTGCGAGGTGTTCGGGGCGGAGAACGTCGGCATGCTCACCGGCGATGCGGCGGTCAACGCCAGCGCCCCGATCATCTGCTGCACCGCCGAGGTGCTGGCCAACATCGCGCTGCGCGGTGACGACGGCGACGTCGGCCAGGTGGTGATGGACGAGTTCCACTTCTACGCCGAGCCCGACCGCGGATGGGCCTGGCAGGTGCCGCTGCTGCTCCTGCCACGCGCGCAGTTCCTGCTGATGTCGGCGACGCTGGGCGACCTCACCACCATCAAGGCCGACCTCGAACGGCGTACCGGAGTGCCGGTGGCGGAGGTGTCGACGGCCGAGCGTCCCGTGCCACTCACCTTCTCCTGGGCACTCACGCCGCTGCACGAGACGCTCGAGGAGCTGCTGACGACCCACCAGGCGCCGGTGTACGTCGTGCACTTCACCCAGGCTGCGGCACTCGAGCGTGCGCAGTCGCTGACGAGCATCAACGTCGCCAGCCGCGAGGACCGGGACAAGATCGCGGCGGCGATCGGGGAGTTCCGGTTCGCGAAGGGGTTCGGCCAGACCTTGTCGCGACTGCTGCGCCACGGCATCGGCGTGCACCACGCGGGGATGCTGCCGAAGTACCGCCGACTCGTCGAACGCCTCACCCAGGACGGTCTGCTCAAGGTCGTCTGCGGCACCGACACCCTCGGCGTCGGCATCAACGTCCCGATCCGCACCGTAGTGCTCACCGGTCTGACGAAGTACGACGGCCGTCGCCAGCGGCTGCTCAAGGCGCGCGAGTTCCACCAGATCGCCGGGCGCGCCGGCCGGGCGGGCTACGACACCATCGGCACCGTCGTCGTGCAGGCGCCGGACCACGTCGTCGAGAACCACCGCCTCGTCACGAAGGCCGGCGACGACCCCAAGAAGCTGAAGCGGGTGCAGCGCAAGAAGCCGCCCGAGGGGCAGATCACCTGGACCGAGGACGCCTTCGAGCGCCTCGTCGCCGCGCAGCCCGAGCAGCTGGTCTCGCGGATGCGGATCGACCACGGGATGCTGCTCAACCTCCTGTCCGGAAGCCGGTCGAGCGGAGTCGAGACCCCGTGGGCACGCCTCAGGACCCTGCTCCGCGACAACCACGAGGACGGTCGCGCGCAGGTGCGTTTGGTACGCCGCGCGGTCGCGCTCTATCGCACGCTGCTGGCCGCCGGCGTGGTCGTGCAGGACGACGACGGTTGCCGGGTCGTCGAGGACACCGGTGAGGGCTCGCTGAGACTGGCGCTCAACCAGCCGCTGTCGACGTTCGCACTGGCGGCGTTCGAGCTGCTCGACCCCGAGAGCGACACCTTCGCCCTCGACGTGGTCTCGATCATCGAGTCGACGCTCGACGACCCGCGGGCGGTGCTGCGCGCCCAGGAGCACGTCGCGCGCGGCGAGGCGATCGGGGAGATGAAGGCCGACGGCGTGGAGTACGACGAGCGCATGGAGCTGCTCGAGGAGGTCTCCTGGCCCAAGCCGCTCGCGGAGGTGCTCGAGGCGGCGTACGAGCTCTATGCCGGCACCCATCCGTGGGTGCTGGAGACGCCGGTGTCGCCGAAGTCCGTGGTCCGCGAGATGTGGGAGCGCGCGATGACCTTCGGGGAGTACGTCGCCGCCTACAAGCTCGCCCGCTCCGAGGGCGTGCTGCTGCGCTACCTCTCCGATGCCTACCGCGCGCTGCGCCAGACGGTGCCGGAGTCCGTGCGCACCGAGGAGGTCGCCGACATCACCGCCTGGCTCGGGGCCGTCGTACGCCAGACCGACTCCAGCCTGCTCGACGAGTGGGAGGCGCTCGTCCACCCGGAGGCCGTGCTCGCGGCAGCCGCGGCCCAGGACGACATCCGGCCCCCGGCTCCCAAGATCGACGAGCGCGGGCTGCGGGTGCTGGTGCGCAACGCGATGTTCCGCTTGGTCGAGCTCGTGGCTCGTCGCGACGCCGCGGGCCTGGTGGAGCTGCACCCCGACGGTCCGTCGGAGGGGGAGTGGGCCGAGCAGGTCGAGGCCTACTTCGCGGAGTATGCCGACCTCGGTACCGGCGCCGAGGCGCGTGGTCCCGCGCTGTTGGTGATGGATGGCGACGAGGTCGCGCAGATCCTGGACGACCCCGAGGGCGACCGGGACTGGCGGATCACCGCGACGATCGACCGCGAGCAGACCCAGGAGCAGGGGGAGCTGGTGCTCGAGGTGCACGGGCTCGCCGCGACGTGA
- a CDS encoding YoaK family protein: protein MIVGPVRTTRRNWQLAALLAAVAGILNSVGFVAVALYTSHMTGVTAALADSAVIGEWDVVALAAGAIVAFLAGAMACAVVFNWCRRRELHGRYAAVLAIEAALILLVGLLADRLDTDLAGWRTVLIVVVLCFTMGLQNALITKISGAQIRTTHVTGMITDIGIELGKLGYRSRRDGHDPVRGDRRKLALLTSLVGLFTLGGMVGAAGYLTFGFAVLIPVAVVLLVAAVPPLRADWRARRA from the coding sequence GTGATCGTCGGACCCGTGCGCACCACGCGCCGCAACTGGCAGCTCGCCGCGCTGCTGGCTGCCGTCGCCGGGATCCTCAACTCCGTCGGCTTCGTGGCGGTCGCGCTCTACACCTCCCACATGACCGGCGTGACCGCCGCGCTGGCCGACTCCGCGGTGATCGGGGAGTGGGACGTGGTGGCGCTCGCCGCCGGCGCGATCGTCGCGTTCCTGGCGGGGGCGATGGCCTGCGCGGTCGTCTTCAACTGGTGCCGGCGCCGGGAGCTGCACGGGAGGTACGCCGCGGTCCTGGCGATCGAGGCTGCCCTCATCCTGCTCGTGGGGCTCCTCGCCGATCGACTCGACACCGACCTCGCGGGGTGGCGGACGGTGCTGATCGTGGTCGTCCTGTGCTTCACGATGGGTCTGCAGAACGCGCTCATCACGAAGATCTCCGGCGCCCAGATCCGCACCACGCACGTCACCGGGATGATCACCGACATCGGCATCGAGCTGGGCAAGCTCGGCTATCGCTCGCGCCGCGACGGCCACGACCCGGTGCGTGGTGACCGGCGCAAGCTCGCCCTCCTCACCTCGTTGGTCGGGCTGTTCACCCTCGGCGGGATGGTGGGCGCGGCGGGCTACCTCACCTTCGGCTTCGCGGTGCTCATCCCGGTCGCCGTCGTCCTGCTCGTCGCCGCCGTACCCCCGCTCCGAGCCGACTGGCGCGCGCGACGGGCATGA
- a CDS encoding MalY/PatB family protein codes for MTRPLRSLSLDDLRRRTSMKWQTYGADVLPLWVAEMDAPIAPAVQQALTEAISTGDTGYPMLEPYAEAFAQFATDRWAWTPDAATTRVVSDVMGGAVEALRLVAPPGSVVVLSPPVYPPFYGFLQAAGWEVREAPLGSDGRLDLVAVADALPGAAAYFLCSPQNPTGVVHTAEELAAVAQLADRHGVRVVVDEVHAPLTHPGETFVPYLAVPGTDDAFVLTSSSKGWHLAGMKAALLIGGAATSEDLARLPWVADHGASHLGVLAHTAALRDGRDWLDALLVDLVENRELLADLLAEHLPAVRYAAPRATYLAWLDCRDLAPEVARAPGAWFLEHAKVALNEGADFGAGGAGHVRLNLATTPGILERAVAQMAHSVGRAGSRPRDV; via the coding sequence ATGACCCGCCCGTTGCGCTCCCTGTCCCTGGACGATCTGCGTCGGCGTACGTCGATGAAGTGGCAGACGTACGGCGCGGACGTGCTGCCGCTGTGGGTGGCGGAGATGGACGCCCCGATCGCACCGGCGGTGCAGCAGGCACTGACCGAGGCGATCAGCACGGGCGACACCGGCTACCCGATGCTCGAGCCGTACGCCGAGGCCTTCGCCCAGTTCGCGACCGACCGCTGGGCTTGGACGCCGGACGCCGCGACGACCCGGGTGGTGAGCGACGTGATGGGCGGCGCGGTCGAGGCGCTGCGGCTGGTGGCGCCGCCGGGGTCGGTCGTGGTGCTCAGCCCGCCGGTCTACCCGCCGTTCTACGGGTTCCTCCAGGCGGCCGGCTGGGAGGTGCGCGAGGCACCGCTCGGCAGCGACGGACGGCTCGACCTGGTGGCGGTGGCTGACGCGCTGCCGGGCGCTGCGGCGTACTTCCTGTGCAGTCCGCAGAACCCCACCGGCGTCGTGCACACCGCCGAGGAGCTCGCGGCCGTCGCGCAGCTGGCCGACCGCCACGGCGTGCGGGTGGTCGTCGACGAGGTGCACGCACCGCTGACCCACCCGGGCGAGACCTTCGTCCCCTACCTCGCGGTGCCGGGCACCGACGACGCCTTCGTCCTCACCTCCTCCTCGAAGGGCTGGCACCTCGCGGGCATGAAGGCCGCGCTCCTCATCGGTGGTGCCGCCACGAGCGAGGACCTCGCGCGCCTCCCCTGGGTCGCCGACCACGGCGCATCCCACCTCGGCGTCCTCGCCCACACCGCCGCGCTGCGCGACGGCCGCGACTGGCTGGACGCCCTGCTCGTCGACCTGGTCGAGAACCGCGAGCTCCTCGCGGATCTCCTCGCCGAGCACCTCCCCGCGGTTCGGTACGCCGCGCCCCGGGCGACCTACCTGGCCTGGCTCGACTGCCGGGACCTGGCGCCGGAGGTGGCCCGGGCTCCGGGCGCCTGGTTCCTCGAGCACGCGAAGGTGGCCCTCAACGAGGGCGCGGACTTCGGCGCCGGCGGGGCGGGGCACGTGCGGCTCAACCTCGCCACCACGCCGGGGATCCTCGAGCGTGCGGTGGCGCAGATGGCGCATTCCGTCGGTCGAGCGGGGTCGAGACCGCGCGACGTGTGA